Proteins encoded in a region of the Puniceibacterium sp. IMCC21224 genome:
- a CDS encoding thioesterase II family protein — MRDLICLPFAGGGTAFFHPWTNLPSPGLRIRPVCPPGREGRIKEAPFTRMGPLLDWLDEQLVPVLLRPHVLFGHSMGGMISYAWCLRRLQQNLPLPHVLVVSACIPPPVQRSVLMHTLDKPTLLARLRGYDPANLAFDIYPELWDLMEPVLRADFAVVETFEPAETPRLPIPVIALSGRDDPLIPAAAMAQWASRGSGFRHHFFDGGHFFPRNAPAKVLNTIASSILDLTGSVAAR, encoded by the coding sequence ATGCGCGACCTAATCTGCCTGCCATTCGCCGGCGGAGGCACCGCCTTTTTCCATCCATGGACGAACCTGCCAAGTCCCGGATTGCGGATTCGACCGGTCTGCCCACCAGGACGCGAGGGTCGGATCAAAGAGGCACCGTTCACGCGTATGGGTCCGCTTCTGGACTGGCTCGACGAACAGCTGGTGCCAGTGCTGCTGCGACCTCACGTCCTGTTTGGACATTCGATGGGGGGGATGATCAGCTACGCTTGGTGCCTGCGCCGATTGCAGCAAAACCTGCCGCTGCCGCACGTGCTGGTCGTCTCCGCTTGTATACCGCCTCCGGTTCAGCGTTCAGTGCTGATGCATACTCTGGACAAACCTACCCTTTTGGCGCGGTTGCGCGGCTATGACCCCGCAAACCTGGCGTTTGACATCTACCCCGAGCTTTGGGATCTGATGGAGCCTGTGCTGCGCGCCGATTTCGCCGTGGTCGAAACCTTTGAACCTGCCGAAACGCCACGCTTACCGATCCCGGTGATTGCCCTGTCGGGACGCGACGATCCACTAATACCCGCTGCCGCGATGGCCCAGTGGGCCAGCCGGGGCAGCGGGTTCCGACACCATTTTTTTGATGGCGGACATTTCTTTCCGCGCAACGCGCCCGCCAAAGTTCTAAACACCATCGCCAGTTCAATTCTGGATCTGACGGGTTCTGTCGCCGCGCGATAG
- a CDS encoding prohibitin family protein has product MTPTSKKRLRRLSNGLSFAILIAIIALILLWDLMVHTTPVGHASVVWHRMAWTAEDSSDGPLGEGVHIILPWDKFYTYDIRLQTFDQVYEVVSGDGLHMEITLTFRWRAVKNHIVELNTNVGLNYLETLLVPVVGSVAREVISRHEAEKLYSVDRSEVQKEIYSRVVAHDYPNGIGKRTTANETPNLVVLEDTLIKSVRLPHALQVAIEQKLQQAQRVEEYQFRVETEKLESARKKIEGEGIRQFQEIVSPAISESYLRWRGIEATLRLAESNNAKVVVIGNSETGLPLILDTSSQSMSVAQNPQDTSTNDSPAPVVLDTIETGDGEIITERANPDGESGHIETGDISGASTFSPVEQLSGLRQPTEPALERSQKTP; this is encoded by the coding sequence ATGACGCCAACCAGTAAAAAACGCCTGCGGCGCCTGTCAAACGGCCTGAGCTTTGCAATCCTGATCGCGATTATCGCCTTGATTTTGCTGTGGGATCTTATGGTCCACACGACGCCTGTCGGTCATGCCAGCGTCGTCTGGCACCGCATGGCCTGGACCGCCGAGGACTCCTCGGACGGCCCGCTCGGTGAAGGGGTGCATATTATCCTGCCATGGGACAAATTTTACACCTACGACATCCGGCTGCAAACCTTTGATCAGGTCTACGAGGTGGTATCTGGCGACGGCCTGCACATGGAAATCACGCTGACATTCCGCTGGCGCGCCGTCAAAAACCACATTGTGGAACTGAATACCAACGTCGGCCTCAACTACCTTGAGACGCTGCTGGTTCCGGTGGTCGGATCGGTCGCCCGCGAGGTCATCTCGCGGCACGAGGCGGAAAAACTCTATAGCGTTGACCGCAGCGAGGTACAGAAAGAGATCTACAGTCGCGTGGTCGCCCACGACTATCCCAACGGGATTGGAAAACGCACCACCGCAAACGAAACACCCAACCTCGTGGTGCTCGAAGACACGCTGATCAAGAGCGTTCGATTGCCACATGCATTGCAGGTGGCAATCGAACAAAAGCTGCAACAAGCCCAGCGCGTCGAGGAATACCAATTCCGGGTTGAAACCGAAAAGCTCGAGAGTGCCCGCAAGAAGATCGAAGGGGAGGGCATCCGCCAATTCCAAGAGATTGTTTCGCCCGCGATTTCGGAAAGCTACCTGCGCTGGCGTGGTATCGAAGCGACGCTGCGGCTTGCCGAATCCAACAATGCCAAGGTGGTGGTGATCGGCAATTCGGAGACCGGGTTGCCGCTGATCCTGGACACAAGCAGCCAGAGCATGAGTGTCGCGCAGAATCCGCAAGACACCAGTACAAATGATTCGCCAGCGCCGGTCGTTCTTGACACTATCGAAACCGGCGATGGAGAGATCATCACTGAACGCGCCAACCCTGACGGAGAATCTGGCCATATCGAGACCGGAGATATCTCAGGCGCGTCGACCTTTTCCCCGGTCGAGCAGCTGAGTGGTCTCCGCCAGCCGACCGAACCTGCGCTTGAACGCTCCCAGAAAACCCCATGA
- a CDS encoding ATP-binding cassette domain-containing protein, which produces MASGSRTGQNARGFGLFQLWSSIGRPGLLNLGIVAILSATCGTVVLFLLNAEAREVEYHGYSRLMAFGFLLLLVIYRWAQNYLIREATQSIEMALHDRRLATAEDVLNLSLEDIQAVGLRNVMDGADAHYSALSQTLVPIIAGAEGLVLLLFMFAYLLFLSPLAALLTTIVVVLTVAGFLTSRSLLEDDMRRATRAEEAYREITEGLVRGAKELSLNPARRRDFHTDVQTRSDKLAQGRSNAAAHFAGMLATGNSASYLMAGSVVFVMPLLSQESSGDISRIMIAVIFLLGPISAVVQTFQQVTTAQYALTEIDAFQARVAELSARREQDIISEESDPFQSLELANLSYRHGGDQGFAITDIDLALTRNEIVFMTGGNGSGKTTLLRVLTGLYPRRTGDILLNGTPTPLYQQQSYRNLFSTVFADFHVFPEPYGLDEAGLKRFEYWLTELGIRAKFGPDLRTIDPAALSTGQKKRLGLALALAEDRQILILDEWAADQDPETRRRFYREILPGLRDAGKTILAATHDEQYFDCCDRRVHMAAGHLNLEVQDDANQ; this is translated from the coding sequence ATGGCCTCAGGCAGCCGGACCGGGCAGAATGCACGGGGTTTCGGGCTGTTCCAGCTCTGGTCTTCCATCGGGCGACCGGGGCTTCTGAACCTTGGGATCGTCGCGATCCTGTCAGCGACCTGTGGCACCGTGGTGCTGTTCCTGCTGAACGCAGAGGCACGCGAAGTCGAATATCACGGCTATTCCCGGCTGATGGCCTTTGGCTTTTTGCTGTTGCTGGTGATCTATCGCTGGGCGCAGAACTACCTGATCCGCGAGGCCACGCAATCCATCGAAATGGCGCTACACGATCGTCGTCTGGCCACGGCAGAGGATGTCCTGAACTTGTCTCTCGAGGACATCCAGGCCGTCGGCCTACGCAATGTCATGGACGGCGCCGACGCGCATTATTCGGCGCTGTCTCAGACGCTTGTACCGATCATCGCGGGGGCAGAAGGCCTTGTACTGCTGCTGTTCATGTTCGCCTACCTGTTGTTCCTGTCACCCCTCGCAGCGCTGTTGACCACAATTGTGGTCGTCTTGACCGTTGCGGGATTTCTAACCAGCCGCAGCCTGCTTGAGGACGACATGCGTCGCGCCACCCGCGCGGAAGAGGCGTACCGCGAAATCACCGAAGGGTTGGTGCGCGGAGCCAAGGAACTAAGCCTCAACCCCGCACGGCGCCGCGATTTCCACACCGATGTACAGACCCGGTCGGACAAACTGGCTCAGGGACGCAGCAACGCGGCGGCGCATTTTGCCGGCATGCTGGCCACCGGCAACTCGGCCTCATATCTGATGGCCGGGTCGGTTGTGTTCGTCATGCCGCTGCTATCACAGGAGTCTTCCGGCGACATCTCACGCATCATGATTGCGGTGATCTTTCTTCTGGGGCCAATCAGCGCGGTGGTGCAAACTTTTCAGCAGGTGACAACAGCGCAATACGCACTGACGGAAATCGACGCATTCCAAGCCCGCGTTGCCGAGCTGTCAGCCCGACGCGAACAAGACATCATCAGCGAGGAATCAGATCCGTTCCAATCCTTGGAGCTGGCCAACCTCAGTTATCGCCACGGCGGCGATCAAGGGTTCGCCATCACCGATATCGACCTGGCTCTGACCCGAAATGAAATCGTCTTTATGACCGGCGGTAATGGATCGGGCAAAACCACGCTGCTCCGGGTTCTCACAGGTCTGTATCCGCGCAGGACGGGCGACATCCTGCTGAACGGCACCCCGACTCCGCTGTACCAGCAACAAAGCTATCGCAATTTGTTTTCGACAGTTTTCGCCGATTTTCACGTCTTTCCTGAACCTTACGGGTTGGATGAGGCCGGATTGAAACGGTTCGAATACTGGTTAACCGAACTTGGTATACGCGCCAAGTTTGGCCCGGATCTGCGCACGATCGACCCCGCCGCGCTGTCAACAGGGCAGAAAAAACGGCTTGGGCTGGCGCTGGCGCTGGCCGAGGATCGACAGATCCTGATCCTTGATGAATGGGCTGCCGACCAGGACCCCGAGACGCGGCGGCGGTTCTACCGCGAGATTCTGCCCGGCCTCAGGGATGCAGGCAAAACGATCCTCGCTGCCACGCATGACGAACAATATTTTGATTGCTGCGACCGCAGAGTTCATATGGCGGCCGGACATCTGAACCTTGAGGTACAAGATGACGCCAACCAGTAA
- a CDS encoding YcjF family protein, whose protein sequence is MATATIAKDDEKTTTEADMRHQKAAEIISSSVKWSAAGGIVPVPYLDLLAIGAVQIQMVRKIAAAYGQDADEQNLKAVITSLLGTLAPAAVSTSLLGASVKLIPFSGTLIGSAGMATFAAASTYAIGKIFVRHFEGGGSMLDFSVDAIKKDLQEEFSSARAK, encoded by the coding sequence ATGGCGACTGCAACGATTGCGAAAGACGACGAAAAAACGACAACCGAAGCCGATATGCGGCATCAGAAAGCTGCCGAAATCATCTCTTCCTCGGTGAAATGGTCGGCGGCGGGTGGCATTGTGCCAGTGCCCTATCTTGACCTGCTTGCCATTGGTGCAGTCCAGATTCAAATGGTCCGCAAGATTGCTGCGGCTTACGGTCAGGACGCAGACGAACAGAATCTCAAGGCGGTGATCACATCGCTGCTCGGGACGCTTGCCCCGGCCGCTGTCAGCACCAGCCTGCTGGGCGCGTCAGTCAAACTGATCCCGTTCAGCGGTACGCTGATTGGCAGTGCAGGCATGGCGACCTTTGCCGCTGCATCCACCTACGCCATCGGCAAGATATTTGTGCGCCACTTTGAAGGCGGCGGATCCATGCTCGACTTCAGCGTTGATGCGATCAAGAAAGACCTGCAAGAAGAGTTCTCGTCCGCGAGAGCAAAATAG
- a CDS encoding 4'-phosphopantetheinyl transferase, producing the protein MAEPMNAGPLSTDDTVAALPTWLDDAGLSARWMTLDGSDMATLGISLPPVLGRAVAKRQGEYRAGRTCARYAIRQLRPTPPVFDSSTVDWPLLGPDRAPIWPSGVIGSLTHNSGFVICVVGASQQFSGLGIDVEAPVAPDDSLGLGPRIVHPDELALLVNTPWSEAGFTLLFSAKEALFKAVYPTVRRFVDFHEARLTALTDDILHFELMPDLASQLGHQRTLYVRAAWWRGQVLTFCARSAQIVPNDFRPR; encoded by the coding sequence GTGGCGGAACCAATGAATGCCGGGCCGCTCTCCACTGACGATACAGTCGCAGCGCTGCCGACATGGCTTGACGACGCCGGATTATCCGCCCGCTGGATGACACTGGATGGCAGCGATATGGCGACGCTGGGAATTTCCCTGCCCCCAGTGCTGGGGCGGGCAGTCGCCAAGCGTCAGGGCGAATACCGGGCGGGGCGGACCTGTGCGCGTTATGCAATCCGGCAATTGCGCCCCACTCCGCCAGTGTTTGACAGCAGCACAGTGGACTGGCCATTACTTGGGCCAGACCGGGCACCAATCTGGCCGTCTGGCGTCATAGGCAGTCTCACGCACAACAGCGGATTCGTCATATGTGTCGTCGGGGCGTCGCAGCAATTTTCTGGTCTTGGCATCGACGTCGAAGCCCCGGTCGCGCCGGACGACAGCCTCGGCCTTGGCCCTCGGATTGTTCATCCCGACGAACTGGCGCTTCTTGTCAACACGCCTTGGTCTGAGGCGGGGTTCACGCTGCTGTTTTCGGCCAAGGAGGCGTTGTTCAAGGCGGTTTATCCAACCGTGAGGCGCTTTGTCGACTTTCACGAGGCGCGATTGACGGCACTCACAGACGACATACTGCATTTTGAGCTGATGCCAGACTTGGCCTCACAGCTCGGACATCAACGCACATTATACGTCCGGGCAGCGTGGTGGCGGGGGCAGGTATTGACGTTTTGTGCGCGGTCGGCGCAGATTGTTCCGAACGATTTCCGGCCGCGCTGA
- a CDS encoding ferredoxin--NADP reductase → MNVQTKPATKTLPDAQTVTSVRHWTDTLFSFRVTRPASLRFRSGEFVMIGLLKEDGKPLLRAYSIASPSWDDELEFYSIKVPDGPLTSRLQKIVAGDEIVLRPKPVGTLVHDALLPGKRLWLVCTGTGVAPFASLLRDPETWERYDHVILAHTCRTKAELTYGAEIVAALPDDPLIGELVADKLHYYPTTTREPSAHEGRISDHIRSGQVFDSLGLPHWSADTDRVMVCGNLALNKDIMGLCEAAGLQEGANSAPAQFVVEKAFLD, encoded by the coding sequence ATGAATGTTCAGACCAAACCCGCCACCAAGACCCTGCCAGATGCGCAGACCGTCACCTCGGTTCGTCACTGGACCGACACCCTGTTTTCGTTTCGCGTGACGCGCCCCGCGTCGCTGCGGTTCCGCTCTGGCGAATTCGTGATGATCGGATTGCTCAAGGAGGACGGGAAACCGCTGTTGCGCGCCTATTCCATTGCCTCACCGTCCTGGGATGACGAGTTGGAGTTCTATTCGATCAAGGTGCCGGACGGACCGCTAACGTCACGCCTGCAAAAGATCGTCGCGGGGGACGAAATTGTGCTGCGCCCGAAACCTGTGGGCACGCTGGTGCATGATGCATTGCTGCCGGGAAAACGGCTGTGGCTGGTTTGCACCGGCACAGGTGTTGCGCCCTTTGCCTCGCTTTTGCGCGACCCCGAGACTTGGGAGCGGTACGATCACGTCATTCTTGCCCATACCTGCCGCACCAAAGCCGAGCTGACCTATGGCGCAGAAATCGTCGCGGCCCTGCCCGACGATCCCCTGATCGGCGAATTGGTCGCGGACAAGCTGCACTACTACCCCACCACCACGCGCGAGCCGTCGGCGCACGAAGGCCGGATCAGCGATCACATCCGCTCGGGTCAGGTGTTTGACAGCCTTGGCCTGCCGCACTGGTCGGCCGACACTGACCGCGTGATGGTTTGCGGAAATCTGGCACTGAACAAGGACATAATGGGGCTGTGCGAGGCGGCTGGCCTGCAAGAGGGCGCAAATTCGGCCCCGGCGCAGTTTGTCGTGGAAAAGGCGTTCCTGGATTGA
- the fdxA gene encoding ferredoxin FdxA, with product MTYVVTDNCIGCKYTDCVSVCPVDCFYEGENMLVIDPDECIDCGVCEPECPADAIRADTEDGMEKWVAFNAKYAALWPVIVDAKEPLPEADALDGQPDKLDTLFSDKPAAEAA from the coding sequence ATGACCTATGTCGTGACCGACAACTGCATTGGCTGCAAATACACCGACTGCGTGTCAGTCTGCCCGGTGGACTGCTTTTACGAGGGCGAAAACATGCTGGTGATCGACCCGGATGAATGCATCGACTGTGGTGTGTGCGAACCGGAATGCCCGGCGGATGCCATCCGTGCCGATACCGAGGACGGCATGGAAAAATGGGTCGCCTTCAATGCAAAATATGCCGCCCTCTGGCCCGTGATCGTTGACGCGAAAGAACCGCTGCCCGAAGCGGACGCCCTGGACGGACAGCCTGACAAGCTGGACACGCTCTTTTCTGACAAGCCCGCCGCCGAAGCCGCCTGA
- a CDS encoding DUF971 domain-containing protein, which produces MINTLAATPDSRALTVTWDSGEESTLSAEILRREARDAYSIRERVDHGVVRVLPGIAITALVQVGHGGVNVHFSDGHDRAIYPFEYLRELVDRFDN; this is translated from the coding sequence ATGATCAACACATTGGCCGCAACCCCCGACAGCCGCGCCCTGACCGTGACATGGGACAGCGGTGAGGAATCAACTCTCTCGGCTGAAATTCTGCGCCGCGAGGCGCGTGACGCCTATTCGATCCGCGAACGGGTGGATCACGGTGTGGTGCGCGTCCTTCCGGGGATAGCGATCACTGCGCTGGTTCAGGTTGGGCATGGCGGCGTGAACGTCCATTTTTCAGACGGCCATGACCGCGCGATCTATCCATTCGAGTATCTGCGCGAACTCGTCGACCGCTTTGACAACTAA
- a CDS encoding fumarate reductase/succinate dehydrogenase flavoprotein subunit, protein MDEILDGLTQIDCDILVIGGGTAGPMAALKAKKKNPKANVVLLDKANVKRSGAISMGMDGLNNSVIPGYATPEQYTKEITIANDGICDQAAVYRYAEECYGIIQELDSFGIRFQKDQNGEYDVKKVHHIGTYVLPMPNGDTVKKALYRQLRKARINIVNRYMATRLLTGEGRVAGAICVNTRTAEFLVVRAKAVIMGLGAAGRLGLPTSGYLYGTYENASNSGEGYAMAYHAGAGLANLECYQINPLIKDYNGPACAYVAGPLGGYTANAAGERFIECDYWSGQMMQEFFDELQGGKGPVFLKLNHLAEETVAEIERVLHIVERPTRGHFHAGRGTDYRKTMIEMHISEIGFCSGHSASGVFVDENARTTIKGLYAAGDMANVPHNYMLGAFTHGAFAGEDAADYIKDMDFAEFDHAEVEAERIRVMAPTKRDDGIPPNQIEYKTRRLVNDYLQPPKVTAKMQLAQKRFAEVREDMEQGMYVRDAHELMRSLEASTILDCADMAAAASLYRTESRWGLYHNRVEYERDDENWFCHTILTKGADGQPAHAKKAVQPYVVDIADEEKDAYYNQRVDPSVAAE, encoded by the coding sequence ATGGACGAGATACTGGACGGACTGACGCAGATCGACTGCGACATCCTCGTGATCGGAGGCGGGACCGCCGGCCCGATGGCCGCGCTCAAGGCTAAGAAAAAGAACCCCAAAGCCAATGTTGTTCTGCTCGACAAGGCGAATGTAAAACGCTCGGGCGCGATCTCGATGGGGATGGACGGGCTGAACAATTCGGTCATCCCCGGCTATGCCACGCCCGAGCAGTACACCAAGGAAATCACCATCGCCAATGACGGCATCTGTGATCAGGCCGCGGTCTATCGCTATGCCGAGGAATGCTACGGCATCATCCAGGAACTCGACAGCTTTGGCATCCGGTTTCAAAAGGATCAGAACGGCGAATACGACGTCAAAAAGGTGCACCATATCGGCACCTACGTCCTGCCGATGCCCAACGGCGACACCGTGAAAAAGGCGCTGTACCGCCAGTTGCGCAAGGCGCGCATCAACATCGTCAACCGCTATATGGCAACCCGCCTGCTGACTGGCGAAGGCCGCGTCGCCGGTGCGATCTGCGTCAACACCCGCACGGCTGAATTCCTTGTGGTGCGCGCCAAGGCGGTGATCATGGGGTTGGGGGCGGCGGGGCGTCTGGGCCTGCCGACCAGCGGCTACCTTTATGGCACCTACGAGAACGCCAGCAATTCGGGCGAAGGCTATGCAATGGCGTATCACGCCGGTGCGGGCCTTGCGAACCTCGAATGCTATCAGATCAATCCGCTGATCAAGGATTACAACGGTCCCGCCTGCGCCTATGTGGCCGGTCCGCTGGGCGGATATACCGCCAACGCGGCGGGCGAACGGTTCATAGAATGCGACTACTGGTCCGGCCAGATGATGCAGGAATTCTTTGACGAACTTCAGGGCGGCAAGGGGCCGGTGTTCCTGAAACTCAACCACCTGGCCGAGGAAACCGTGGCCGAGATCGAGCGCGTGCTACACATCGTAGAACGGCCTACGCGCGGGCATTTCCACGCCGGGCGCGGCACGGATTACCGCAAGACGATGATCGAGATGCATATCTCGGAAATCGGATTTTGCTCGGGTCATTCGGCCAGCGGTGTCTTTGTTGACGAAAACGCCCGCACCACGATCAAGGGTCTTTATGCGGCCGGCGACATGGCGAACGTGCCGCACAACTACATGCTGGGCGCCTTTACCCACGGTGCCTTTGCTGGTGAGGATGCCGCCGACTATATCAAAGACATGGATTTTGCCGAATTCGACCACGCCGAGGTCGAGGCCGAGCGCATCCGCGTCATGGCCCCGACCAAGCGCGACGACGGCATCCCCCCCAACCAGATCGAATACAAGACCCGCCGTCTGGTGAACGACTACCTTCAGCCTCCCAAGGTCACGGCCAAGATGCAGCTGGCGCAGAAACGCTTTGCCGAGGTGCGCGAGGATATGGAGCAGGGGATGTATGTCCGCGATGCCCATGAACTCATGCGCTCGCTTGAGGCGTCGACGATTCTGGACTGTGCGGACATGGCCGCCGCGGCATCGCTCTATCGCACCGAAAGCCGCTGGGGGTTGTATCACAACCGGGTGGAGTATGAGCGCGACGACGAAAACTGGTTCTGCCACACGATCCTAACCAAGGGGGCCGATGGCCAGCCCGCGCACGCCAAGAAGGCGGTGCAGCCCTACGTCGTCGACATCGCGGACGAGGAGAAGGACGCCTATTACAACCAGCGCGTCGATCCCTCGGTCGCAGCAGAATAA